TTCGACGGCTACCGTGCTCAGTTTCACATCGCCAACGGCGACAAAGACAAGTCGACCTACTAAGCGCCGTCCGCTTTCGGTGTTTCCATGACTTACGCGGCGGTGCCTGTTCAGATCATTGATCTGGATCAATCGGGCCCTGGACGTGCGCTCACAAATGCGAAGCGCACCTGAACAGCGGGAGGCTAATCGGAGGATCACCAGATGAGTGAGTGGAAGGGCCTGGCGATACCCAAGCGGTTTGCGTTGGGCACCCTGATCGCGCTTTCGATCACCGTACTTCGTGTCGGAAGCATCTCTGCGCAGTCGCCAGATCTGCTGCCGTCTTGGAACGACGGCGCGACGAAGACCGCGATCACGGATTTCGTCGGTCGTATCACCAAGGAGGGAGGGCCGGACTTCGTCCCGCCAGCCGAGCGGATTGCAACGTTCGACAACGACGGCACGCTCTGGTGCGAGCAACCGTTTTACTTCCAGCTTGCTTTCGCGTTCGATCAGGTGAAGACGCTGGCGCCCAAGCATCCTGAATGGAAGACGCAGCAGCCGTTCAAGGGACTGCTCGCGGGAGACAAGCAGGCGGTTGCTGTCGCGGGCGAGAAGGGGCTGCTGCAGATCATGGCGGCGACCCACACCGGAATGACGATCGAGGCCTTCTCGAAGTCGGTATTGGAATGGATGGCGAGCGCCCGGCATCCCAGGTTCGACCGTCCGTACAATAGCCTCGTCTATCAGCCGATGCTGGAGCTCATGGCCTATCTGCGCTCGAATGGCTTCAAGACCTTCATCGTTTCCGGCGGTGGCGTCGAGTTCATGCGGCCATGGGTGGAGAAGGCCTACGGCATTCCGCCGGAACAGGTGGTGGGCTCCTCCGGTGTCGTGAAGTTCGAGATGGGAGCCGACGGCAAGCCCGAACTGATGAAGATCGCGAAGGTCGAGTTCATCGACGATGGCCCCGGCAAACCGGTCGGCATCAACCGCTTCATCGGCCGCCGTCCGATCTTCGCGTTCGGCAATTCGGACGGCGACCTGCAGATGCTGCAGTGGACGACGTCGGGACAGGGGCCGCGCTTCGCCGGCATCGTGCATCATACCGATGCCGAGCGCGAATACGCCTACGATCGGCAGTCGAAGATCGGCAAGCTCGACAAGGCCTGGGACGAAGCGAAGGCGAAGGGTTGGACCGTCGTGGACATGAAGCAGGATTGGAAGACCGTGTTTCCGGACAAGGGAGGAAACTGAGACAGTCGAACGGATCATGGAAGAGCTCGACCGGGCGATTGCGGACAACGAGGCGAAGCTCGGGGCGGCCAACAGCGAGACGAGGGCTCCCGCTCGCAACAACGCGTAGATCGCATAGCAGCCCGCATAAGCGCTGCAGGAGTTCAAGGCGTCGATCGCCGAACGTCAGTGATCAGGCGCTCGAGAGGAAAGCGATGAGCGGCTATGACATCTTCGCCTGGATCGTGCTGGTCATCCTGATCGCGGTGATCGTGCTGGTCGTCTGGCTGATGGGTTCGACGCCCGGTCACGTCGCGCGGCGGCGCGGGCATCCGTGGGCGGACGCCGTCGCCGTTGCAGGCTGGGTGACGCTGATCTTCGGCTTCGCGTTATGGCCAGTCGCGCTGATCTGGGCCTATGTGGACGTGCCCGCCCGTCGACCGGAGGAGAACCGGCCATGATGATCGCCCTGATGGCGTTGTACCTGGCGCTGCTGTTCACGCTGGTCTGGCTCGGCATCATCCGATTCAACGCCTTTTGGAAGTCCTCGCCTCTGATCGTGCTGCTGTTGCTGAACATCGGTCTCTTCATCCCGATGGGGTGGGGCGCTCCGCAAGGGGCGGCCATTGTGGTCCGCAACGCGGTGTCGATCGTGCCGAACGTGGCCGGCGAGGTGACGGATGTTCCGGTCGCAGCGAACGTACCGCTCAAGGCGGGAGACGTCCTGTTCAAGATCGACCCGACCCCGTACTCGGCTCAGGTCAAAGCCATCGACGCGCAGTACAAGCTCGCCAAGACCCGCCTCGGCCAGATGACGCAGCTCTTTGAGCGCGATGCGGGACGGGGCTTCGACGTCGAGCAGCGACAGTCGGAAGTCGACCAACTTTCGGGACAGCTCGAAAACGCCCAGTGGAATCTCGAAAAGACCGTGGTCCGGGCGCCGTCTGACGGCTACGTCACCAATCTGGCGCTGCGCAAGGGCGCTCGGGTCGCCAACCTGCCGCTGTCGTCGGTCATGGCCTTCATCGACACGTCGAACACGCTGATCGGCGTCGAAATTGACCAGATCGACGCGCGCTACATCGTGCCCGGCCAGGAGGTGGAAGTCGCCTTCAAATTCGTGCCGGGCCGCGTCTATGCTGGCACGGTCGAGACGGTCCTGCAGGCTGTCGCGACCGGCCAGGCGCAGACGTCCGGCACCGCGGTCGAGCCGAAGGCGATCGAGGCCGCTCCCTTCGTGGTCCGGGTGAAGCTAGACGACGAGACCTTCGCGACGCGGCTGCCCGCCGGGGCGACCGGAACCGCGGCCATCTTCACCGACCACGTCAAGGTCAGCCACGTCATCAGGCGAGTGCTGCTGCGGCAGGTCGCCATCCTCAACTACATCAACCCATTCTGACCGGAAGAGTAACAATTTATCGCGTGCGAAACCTTGGAAGCTGGAGTTTCCGACATGGAAACGAGAATAGGCCTCTACGTTGCGCTGCTGGCCCTTTCGGCAGCGGGCGGCGCGAACGCGCAGTCGATCGGCGATCCCGTCCCTGTCACGGTGGACAATTTCGTCCGTGCCGAATCCGATCTCTACGCCCGCAATCTGGAAAAGCAGAGCGGTCTTGGAAAGCTGCTCCACCGGCGCCAGCCGGCATCGATCGACGATCAGACGGTCATTCGACTCAACCGTGACACGCTGTATTCGTCGGCCGTGTTCGATTTGGATGCCGGGCCGGTCACGATCGCGCTTCCGGATGCCGGGAAGCGGTTCATGTCGCTGCAGGCGATCAGCGAGGACCACTATGCGACGACATATTATGGGACGCAGCCTCGCACGTTCTCCCGCGAAGACGTCGGAACGCGCTATCTCGTCGTGGGCATACGGACGCTCGTTGATCCGAACGATCCCGCGGACTTCAACGCGGTTCACGACCTGCAGGACGCGATCAAGGTGAGCCAGGAGGGCACGGGCAAGTTCGAGTTGCCGAACTGGGATCCGGTGAGCCAGAAGAAGATCCGCGATGCGCTGCTGGTTCTGCAGTCCACGGCATCCGACTTCAAGGGCGCTTTTGGTACGAAGTCCGAGGTGGATCCGGTCCGGCATCTGCTGGGCGCGGCCGCCGCCTGGGGCGGCAACGCGGACAAGGACGCGACCTATCTCAATTTCACGCCGAGCGGAAACGACGGTTCAACGATCTACGGGCTCACCGTCAAGGACGTGCCCGTCGAAGCCTTCTGGTCGGTGAGCGTCTACAACGCCGACGGCTATTTCGAGAAAAACGCCTATGGCGCCTATTCCATCAACAATCTGACCGCCCGGAGAAGGGGCGACGGATCGATCGCGATTCAGTTCGGTGGATGCGACGGGAAGATCCCGAATTGCCTGCCGATCTCGAAAGGCTGGAACTACACCGTACGCCTCTATCGGCCGAAACCGGAAATCCTAAGCGGCGCGTGGAAATTCCCCGAACCGAAGCCGGCGAGCTAGGAGTGGTCGTCATGAGCAAAGCTCTCATCGTCGCGGCTGCGGTTCTGCTGATGACTGCAGAAACGTGGGCGCAAGGTCCGTCGGCCGAAGAACTTGCCTCGCGCAACCTCCACCGCCGCGCCGTCGAGGCGATGATTTGGGCCATGCCGGCGGTGAACGCCGATCTGATGCTTCAGGCAATGGAGAAGAGCACCAAGGCCAAGGTCAACGAGATCGTCTACTGGTCGAAGCCGGTGAACTGGAAGAACCAGACGCTGACGCCCAATCCGGATTCGATCTACTTCATGTCCTTCTGGAACGTGAAGGACGGGCCAGTTGTCATCGAGATTCCGCCGGCTCAAGGCGGGTCGATCGCCGGAAACATCGTGACCGTCTGGCAGATGCCGCTCGAAGATGCTGGCCCCGAAGGCGCCGATAAAGGGGAAGGCGGCAAGTACCTGATTTTGCCGCCCGGCCACACGGGGGAGGTGCCGGCGGGCTACATCGTTCTCCGGTCAGATACGTTCAGTGGTTTTGCGCTGCTGCGATCCAATCTCGCCAGCCATGCCGATGCCGACGTCGCCAAGTCGGTCGCCTATGGCAAGCGGATCAAGATCTACCCGCTCGCAAACGCGAAGGAGCCGCCGCCGACGAATTTCAGCGATGCGTACGACGTCCTGTTCGATTCCACGATCCCCTATGACGCGCGCTTCTACCGCAGCCTCGACCGCGTCGTGCAGGCCGAGCCGTGGCTCGATCGGGACCGCGTCATGATCGATCAGCTCCGCTCGATCGGCATCGAGAAGGGCAAGCCGTTCGATCCGGATCCGAAGACCGTCGCTGTGTTGGTCGATGCGGCGCGGGAAGCCCATGTCCTGCTGTCGCAGCGCTACGATGCTGGCTTTCCCGAGATCAATCCCGGCATTCGCTGGTTTCCGGCCGCAATGGCTGAGATGGTGAAGGCGGCCCAGAACGGATACGCCGATCCGAATGCCTATCCCGTCGACGTGCGCGGCGTTACCTACACGCTCGGCTTCACCGGCATCAAGCGCATTGGTACCGCCCAGTTCTATCTGATGGTCAGCAAGGACAAGGACGGCGTTTCCTTCGACGGCAGCGCGACCTATCGCCTGACCGTCCCTGCGAATGCACCCGTCAAGCAGTATTGGTCGGCGACGGTCTACGACCGCGAGACGCACACGCTGGTGCGCAACATGCCAAGCGCCAGCCGCGCTTCGATCAGTCCAGGCATTCAGAAGAACGCCGACGGCTCCATCGACGTCTTCTTCGGTCCCAAGGCGCCGGACGGCAAGGAGGCCAACTGGGTGCCGACCGATCCTTCCCGCAAGTTCGAGCTGCTGTTTCGGCTCTACGGGCCGGAGAAGCCGCTGTTCGACCACACGTGGAAGCTCCCCGACGTCGAGAAGGTTTCGAAGTGAAGTGCGATCGAGGGGCGAGTATCGAAGGCGCCGATCTTCCCGGCCGCGCCGGAGCCGGGCAGGGACTTCGACCCGACCCCCTTCCGCATCCCGCGCAACGTCTCCAAGGAATTCCGACGCCGCGCCGATCTGCTCAATTTCGACATCAAGCTCCACACGCGGTATCTATGCGACGGTGCTGCTCGATGCCGGATGGACCCCCCGACATGGTCGCTAGGCGTCTCGGCGACGACCCGGCGGTCGTCATGCGCAATTACGTCAAGCGGAAGCGCAGCACCGAGGCGCAGGAGAAGATGAGGTCGACGCTCACCGCGCTTGCGGCGGGCTTCCTGAAGCCGTAGAGACGCCTTTGTCCCCAAACTGTCCCTAAACCAAGGACTGTTCGCATTGCGTTCATCGCGGCCAGCCGCTAAGTGACTGATCTTGCGAACTGGAAGGGTGGCCGAGTGGTTTAAGGCACCGGTCTTGAAAACCGGCGTGCCCGCAAGGGTACCGTGGGTTCGAATCCCACCCCTTCCGCCAGTCAAGGCCAAAAAGCCAATATTTTCAATATTTAGCGGTTCCGACTCACCAAAAGCGACTCACCAGATCACACGGGGCTAGTCCGTTTCGGCGCAAAGCGCGGATCAATCGGTCGTTCTCAAACGGTCGAGAATGATCCAGTTAGGAACTTACCCGCACACCTGCACTTCCACTCGACCTCCGAGAGAGCTTAAACTGAGGCGCTACTCGGTCGCGAAATTGCATTCTTCTAAGGGGGAACATGAAGCTCGTTCAATTTAGGGTGCAAAACTATCGGAATATCTTGGATTCGGGCTTAATTGACGTGGGGAAGGTGACCGCCTTTGTAGGTCAGAATGAAGCCGGCAAAAGCAACCTGTTTGAAGCACTTTATTGCATCAACCCCATCACGCCGGAGGCATACAAACCCGACGAAGATTGGCCCGTTGACCAATGGGACGGGCGTGCAACGGCAGATGGCAAGGAGGTGTGCTCGGCGGAGTTTGCGCTGAGCGCGGCCGAAATACAGGACGTATTCACCTTCGCCGCACCGCCAGCACCACCGCCTGCCGATGCACCAGAAGGCGCCCCCAAGGCGACTGCGCCCGCACCCATTCCTCTACCCGAGGCCGCTGCGGTGATCGCATGTCGCGCCTACGGTGGCGAAACTACACACCAGATGTGCGCCGATGGCGCGGAGAAACTTGACCCCGCCAAACTCATGAAATGGATGGCGGAAAAGCTACCAAAATTTGTGCTTGTCCGCGAATACGATATGTCCGGCGAGCAAATCGAACTCGACCAGTTGCGGCAGAGGTTGTCCAACGCTGGCAACAACCGTCAATCGTTATCAAACGACGATCAGACGATTCTCATTATTCTCGACCTTGCGGCGATCAACTTGGACGAGTTTATCACCAAGGGGAAATCGGCGGAGGGGCGCACTGTTCGATCGTTCGACAAACGTTCGGCATCAGCTTACTTGACGAAGCAATTTAAGAAACTTTGGACACAGAAGGATGTGCGCTTCGACATTGAGGTGGATGGCAGCACTCTAAACATTTTTGTCGAGGATCAAGAGATTGGCATGCCCGTGCGCCTCAAGCGCCGGTCTACTGGGTTCCGTTGGTACGTCTCCTTCGCTTGGAAGTTCACGCACGCGACGCGAGGGGAATTCAAAGACTGTATCTTATTGCTCGAGGAGCCGGGCGTCCACTTGCACTACAGCGGCCAAAAAGACCTTCTGGATACGTTCGAGAACCTCTCGAAAGATAACACCATACTCTACACTACCCACCTCGCATCAATGGTGGACCTCGCCAATCCCGAACGCGTGCGGATCGTCGAAAGCCGCAACCACCACCTCGGCATTACACAAGGTGTCGTTAGCTCTTCGCGTGGACCTATGGCGGTCATCGAGCGTTCGCTTGGTCTAACGGGCGGTCTGAGCGGCATGTTGGGCAATCGTCAGGTCCTCATTGTCGAGGGCGGGACCGATGCGCTAATTTTGCAAAAGCTGTCCGGGCTCCTATCCAAAAATGGAAAGGGACTATCCGATCACGTGTTCCCCTGGCCCGCGCAGACCGCATCGAAAACACCAATGTACGCGGCTTTTGCAATTGGGCAGAAATGGGACGCTGGCGTGCTCTTGGATAGCGATCCAGAAGGCAACACTGCGAGAGAAAAAATCAAGACTCAGTACCTCGATAAGCTGGCCGAAGATCAACAGACCCGCTTTCGCGTTTTCATGCTCGCCAAAGCCGCAGGCATCAAAAAGACCAACGCGGCGATCGAGGACATATTTCCCGACGAGTTCTATGTCGAGTGTACCAATGCCGCCTTCGGCGTCGCAATCAGCATAGACGATCTTCCGCAAGACGGGTCGGACATGATAACCAAACGCGTCGAGCAGGTACTAAAAACCCGTTACGACCATAAAGCCCTCGATAAGGACGTGTGTTTGCGCAAATGCTCCGCAAATTTGACCAATGGAATGAGGTGGACGATCTGCCGGGCGACACCGCCGCACGTGCGGTAGAGTTATTCGCCACGATCAATCGGACATTCGCTGGGGGCTAAATCCGACCAATCACCCATCGGCGCAACGGTGCAGATGGTGAGTGTTGTGGCGAATCGACGATTTCTCACAACACTCGCGTCACCTAATTTCAATCGTTTACACAGCGAACGCGGCGGATGATGTTTCCGCATCTTCGGCTCCGCGATTTCAGGAGGGGATACTTTGGCGCTTTCAGATTTGACAGAAGGTGCAATCCTGCAAGCGATCACGGAATTCGATAGCCTTGGTCGCGATGCCTTCTTGCAGAAGTACGGCTATGGCAAGTCCCGCGGCTATTTCCTCCGCCACAAAGGAATCGCCCGCGCGAAAGCCTGCGCCCACTCGACCAGTGCTATTTACCAGCGACAAAATAGAAATCCTGTCTACCTGAAATAGATCCGTAGCTAAACGGTTGCTGCTGACGCCCGGTTGCGTCCATCACATCATCGCGCACATAGTCGAACAACCTCCGGACTTCTAAGCCGGGCGTTTGGACGTTTTTGACGAATGCCAAGGTAAATGGACTATTGTTCCCATTCCCATCCGACGCTTGCTGTCCGTCTTTGGCAGCGTAGATGACGAGCGTGCCAGCCTCCGGCTCTATTGCGGCAAGGCCGCCCGAGACTGACCGCGATGCGACTGTAAGAGTTCGCTTCATTTTTGCCTTGAATGGATTATCTCGACAGGCATCCAGAACAACGAGCCGAAGTTTCTTAGCTCGCTCGGCTGCATTTAAAACCTGTTCAAGGGGCACAGCTTCAAAGCCGATATCCCGGTCGGCTGCAATCGTGGCATCAACTGGAATAAGATAATTAGTTCCCCCGACCTCCATGCCGTGTCCGGCGTAATAGATGACTGCCCAATCTGCTCTTTCCGCTTGCACAGCAAAATTACGCAAGGCGCTAACTAACTCATCCTTTTTGAGGTTGGTCAGTAATGTGACTGACTGAAATCCGGTGCGCTTCAAGACGTCGGTGACCAACTTAGCATCACGTTCCGGATTGGGAAGCGCCGGAACATTTTCATATACGGAGTTTCCGATGACGAGTGCAATGCGGCCGTCGTCCGGCCGAACAGAAGTCGGGACTGACGAAGAAATTGCGCTGGAGGAAATTGGAAGCGAAGCAACCGGCTCGACTGCGGAAACTTTTGGATGAGCGGGCCCTGAAACGGCTGCAGGCGGCGCTCCAGGTGCCGGCCATTCCGTTGGGAGTGATGCAAGTTGGGTCCTAGCTGTATCGTGCGGCCATCCGTACGCCGGATCCCGTGGAATTCCGAGTGCGGAATTAAAATCAGCACGCGCCTTCGTAAGGTCTCCCATTTTCTTATACGTTAGACCCCTGTTGGTGTAAGCTAACGCGTTTTTAGGATCAATCCTTATCGCGTCGGTGAAGTCGGCGACGGCACGATCGTTGTCGCCTTTATCGCGATAGGCATTTCCGCGAATGATATACGTTTTCACATCTTTTGGATCAATTCTTATCGCGTCGGTAAAGTCGGCAATGGCACCGTCGTTGTCGCCTTTGCTGCGGTAGGCAATGCCGCGGCGGTAGTAATCTAGCGCATTTTTTGGATCCAACCGTATCGCCTGAGTGTAGTCGGCGATAGCGTTGTCATTGTTGCCTTCGAGCCGATACGTATAGCCACGGTTGGCGTATGCATTCGCATTTTTGGGGTCTACCCGTATCGCCTCCGAGAAGTCGGCCAATGCTCTATCATTGTCGCCTTTTTCCCGATAGGCATAGCCACGGTTGACGTAAGCAGTTGCATATTTGGGGTTTATCCGTATCGCCTCGCTATAGTCGGCGATTGCGCTATCATTGTCGCCTTTTCTCAGATAGCCCATGCCACGGTTGTTGTAATTTATTGCAGGTGCGCGCGCCCCCGAGTTAATCGCGCGGGTGCAGGCAGCAATCTTAACGTCGCCCTTCTCGGTATAACAACGAGTTGTGTCGTCCGCTACAGCTGGCCCAGCGACAACAAACAACGCAAAACAAAGCAATAACTCGCGAAGCATTTGAAAACTCCATCCCGCTCCGTGGCCCCGAGCCAGCATTTAAGCAAACCAAATCTATCGAGGCAAACTAGCTAAATTCTGTGATCCAAATCACAACGAAAATGAGTCCACGCCGGACTGGGATCGGAGACGGCTATGAAGTGTAAGAGCGGTCATGAATGGTCATCGGGCGGATACGCGTGACGATTTGCACAACCATATAAATCCCTTGGTTAGGAAGTTTGGTGAGCGCGCCAAATTAGCGAGCGACGACAATGCTTCGGGAGGAGGGCGCGTCCGCCGTCCTAGACTTTCAATTCAACTGCCGTTGCCATGCTGCACGGAGTTCCGCGAATTCGGCCGGGTGTGCCTCTCGGACCTTTGCGCAAAAATAGGCGCTTTCGCCGTATGCATGATGTTCGTTGCCGGTCGCACATCGCAAAGTCGCGCGCACCAAATCGGAAATATCTGTTGAATTGGGAAACAGTTTGTACAAACGGCGTCCTTCAGACTGGCATGTCGCGGGTCGCTCGCAATGAAGCCACGTGATCAAATACATCAGCGCCAGACCGTCCAGATATAGCCGCCCATCTACAACGTGAATTGTTTCAAACGTAGCATCAAGCGTTTCGACTACAATCGCGTTAGGGTTCGGCGTCCCCCTTTCAATGTCGTCAATTTTGCCATCGATTACGGTGACGTTGAGTTTAGGCTTTTCAATGAAATAGATCATGAGTGCAGGTAATCCAGATAAAGACGTGCGGCCTCGTCTTCGGTTGCCTTAGCCGGGATGCGCTGGTCTGGACCGTAGAGCGCACTACGGACATCGCGGCGCAATGTTGGCGATGTGTCTCTTTCGATCGTGCAAGCATACGGACGTGCATCGGCCTCATAGTCGTCAATGTGTGTCTTGCATCGTTCGAACCACCGTTGATATTGCGCTTCCCATCTGACGTAACCATCGCGCTGCTCATCGGTCAAACGATCGATGCGTGCGGCGAGCGATTGTGCTGGTTTGACGATCGCCCTTAGTGCCGCAAGCTGCTTTTTGATACCCGAGATTGTCACTTGCGCGACTGTTGCTCCATGATCAGCGCGGTCAATTCTTCCAACTGACGTTGCTTTGGATCGTGAACCGGTGGCGATGAGTTTCTTCAGCGGAGTGTGACGGTTGAACCGCGCTGAAGAGCCGTGCGACCAATTGCCATGCTCCAAGCCCTGCTCAGCGCGATCGTGGATATGCTCCTGAGCGTCGCATGGAGTGCCATCGTGAAGTTCTTGGGGTTGGAAAACGTCGTCGAAGTCGTGACGGCGATCTTCGGGCTTGGCTGTATCGTGATCGGCTTCACGGTGTACTTGCTGGGTCACTGACGGGAACGTCCCCAAGACGATCCCGCCTTGCTCGCGGCGGCGACTATGCTGCTGATAGACGCCGCCGATCCGCCGTCTGCAATCAGGCCGCAATCCGTTGCGCGACCGGCGCCGTCAGGTACTTGAGCACTTCCGCATGCTCGAGGTCAGGAACCGCGATGGCCGTGTGGCTGTACATCGCATGAGTCCGCGAGTTTGCGATCTTGTCCAGGATCTCCTTGCCTTTGACGACGTGCAGTCCCATGCCGTCGCCAGACGGGAAGATCGCCAGCACCACGTCGTAAGCCGCTATGACCGCTCGAAGCGCTTCGGCCTTGTCTTCGGCAACCTCGATGAAAATGCGCACATCAGCCGCGAGTTCGCGCAGCTCGTTAAAATCCAGCACTGTGGGGTTACTCCAACGCAACTATACTGATGCGAGATTGGAGGCGTTAGGTTACCGAAGTCTCAACAAGACGCGCCGAGTCACAAGTTTCACGGTGAGGTGACTCGTCCCGCTTCCTAAAGCGCGATGAGACTAGGGATGAATCGTCATCGCGCTCTGGGGGCATTGTTTGAGCATGATCTCCGCGCGAACGCGTACCGCGTTTGTCGCGAGGGAAAACCGCTGCACACTTTGCGCTAATGCGGCCCTTCGGGTCCGGATCATGCTCTAGCGCTTTGCTTCCTCCTTGCGAAGCCGGGCCTCTGCTGCCTCGTCCACGAGGTTCAAGGTGAGGCCGTCATAGCTCAGCTTGAGCCCACGGCCGACGATCCACGTCCATCCCTCGCGGGTGTCCTTGACCGGCTGCGCGTTGAACTGGTCG
This genomic stretch from Bradyrhizobium sp. CCGB12 harbors:
- a CDS encoding HAD family phosphatase, with amino-acid sequence MSEWKGLAIPKRFALGTLIALSITVLRVGSISAQSPDLLPSWNDGATKTAITDFVGRITKEGGPDFVPPAERIATFDNDGTLWCEQPFYFQLAFAFDQVKTLAPKHPEWKTQQPFKGLLAGDKQAVAVAGEKGLLQIMAATHTGMTIEAFSKSVLEWMASARHPRFDRPYNSLVYQPMLELMAYLRSNGFKTFIVSGGGVEFMRPWVEKAYGIPPEQVVGSSGVVKFEMGADGKPELMKIAKVEFIDDGPGKPVGINRFIGRRPIFAFGNSDGDLQMLQWTTSGQGPRFAGIVHHTDAEREYAYDRQSKIGKLDKAWDEAKAKGWTVVDMKQDWKTVFPDKGGN
- a CDS encoding DUF3302 domain-containing protein; translated protein: MSGYDIFAWIVLVILIAVIVLVVWLMGSTPGHVARRRGHPWADAVAVAGWVTLIFGFALWPVALIWAYVDVPARRPEENRP
- a CDS encoding HlyD family secretion protein, with amino-acid sequence MMIALMALYLALLFTLVWLGIIRFNAFWKSSPLIVLLLLNIGLFIPMGWGAPQGAAIVVRNAVSIVPNVAGEVTDVPVAANVPLKAGDVLFKIDPTPYSAQVKAIDAQYKLAKTRLGQMTQLFERDAGRGFDVEQRQSEVDQLSGQLENAQWNLEKTVVRAPSDGYVTNLALRKGARVANLPLSSVMAFIDTSNTLIGVEIDQIDARYIVPGQEVEVAFKFVPGRVYAGTVETVLQAVATGQAQTSGTAVEPKAIEAAPFVVRVKLDDETFATRLPAGATGTAAIFTDHVKVSHVIRRVLLRQVAILNYINPF
- a CDS encoding DUF1254 domain-containing protein yields the protein METRIGLYVALLALSAAGGANAQSIGDPVPVTVDNFVRAESDLYARNLEKQSGLGKLLHRRQPASIDDQTVIRLNRDTLYSSAVFDLDAGPVTIALPDAGKRFMSLQAISEDHYATTYYGTQPRTFSREDVGTRYLVVGIRTLVDPNDPADFNAVHDLQDAIKVSQEGTGKFELPNWDPVSQKKIRDALLVLQSTASDFKGAFGTKSEVDPVRHLLGAAAAWGGNADKDATYLNFTPSGNDGSTIYGLTVKDVPVEAFWSVSVYNADGYFEKNAYGAYSINNLTARRRGDGSIAIQFGGCDGKIPNCLPISKGWNYTVRLYRPKPEILSGAWKFPEPKPAS
- a CDS encoding DUF1254 domain-containing protein, producing the protein MSKALIVAAAVLLMTAETWAQGPSAEELASRNLHRRAVEAMIWAMPAVNADLMLQAMEKSTKAKVNEIVYWSKPVNWKNQTLTPNPDSIYFMSFWNVKDGPVVIEIPPAQGGSIAGNIVTVWQMPLEDAGPEGADKGEGGKYLILPPGHTGEVPAGYIVLRSDTFSGFALLRSNLASHADADVAKSVAYGKRIKIYPLANAKEPPPTNFSDAYDVLFDSTIPYDARFYRSLDRVVQAEPWLDRDRVMIDQLRSIGIEKGKPFDPDPKTVAVLVDAAREAHVLLSQRYDAGFPEINPGIRWFPAAMAEMVKAAQNGYADPNAYPVDVRGVTYTLGFTGIKRIGTAQFYLMVSKDKDGVSFDGSATYRLTVPANAPVKQYWSATVYDRETHTLVRNMPSASRASISPGIQKNADGSIDVFFGPKAPDGKEANWVPTDPSRKFELLFRLYGPEKPLFDHTWKLPDVEKVSK
- a CDS encoding ATP-dependent endonuclease; translation: MKLVQFRVQNYRNILDSGLIDVGKVTAFVGQNEAGKSNLFEALYCINPITPEAYKPDEDWPVDQWDGRATADGKEVCSAEFALSAAEIQDVFTFAAPPAPPPADAPEGAPKATAPAPIPLPEAAAVIACRAYGGETTHQMCADGAEKLDPAKLMKWMAEKLPKFVLVREYDMSGEQIELDQLRQRLSNAGNNRQSLSNDDQTILIILDLAAINLDEFITKGKSAEGRTVRSFDKRSASAYLTKQFKKLWTQKDVRFDIEVDGSTLNIFVEDQEIGMPVRLKRRSTGFRWYVSFAWKFTHATRGEFKDCILLLEEPGVHLHYSGQKDLLDTFENLSKDNTILYTTHLASMVDLANPERVRIVESRNHHLGITQGVVSSSRGPMAVIERSLGLTGGLSGMLGNRQVLIVEGGTDALILQKLSGLLSKNGKGLSDHVFPWPAQTASKTPMYAAFAIGQKWDAGVLLDSDPEGNTAREKIKTQYLDKLAEDQQTRFRVFMLAKAAGIKKTNAAIEDIFPDEFYVECTNAAFGVAISIDDLPQDGSDMITKRVEQVLKTRYDHKALDKDVCLRKCSANLTNGMRWTICRATPPHVR
- a CDS encoding tetratricopeptide repeat protein; this encodes MLRELLLCFALFVVAGPAVADDTTRCYTEKGDVKIAACTRAINSGARAPAINYNNRGMGYLRKGDNDSAIADYSEAIRINPKYATAYVNRGYAYREKGDNDRALADFSEAIRVDPKNANAYANRGYTYRLEGNNDNAIADYTQAIRLDPKNALDYYRRGIAYRSKGDNDGAIADFTDAIRIDPKDVKTYIIRGNAYRDKGDNDRAVADFTDAIRIDPKNALAYTNRGLTYKKMGDLTKARADFNSALGIPRDPAYGWPHDTARTQLASLPTEWPAPGAPPAAVSGPAHPKVSAVEPVASLPISSSAISSSVPTSVRPDDGRIALVIGNSVYENVPALPNPERDAKLVTDVLKRTGFQSVTLLTNLKKDELVSALRNFAVQAERADWAVIYYAGHGMEVGGTNYLIPVDATIAADRDIGFEAVPLEQVLNAAERAKKLRLVVLDACRDNPFKAKMKRTLTVASRSVSGGLAAIEPEAGTLVIYAAKDGQQASDGNGNNSPFTLAFVKNVQTPGLEVRRLFDYVRDDVMDATGRQQQPFSYGSISGRQDFYFVAGK